The following proteins are co-located in the Diorhabda carinulata isolate Delta chromosome 4, icDioCari1.1, whole genome shotgun sequence genome:
- the LOC130893386 gene encoding lysophosphatidylserine lipase ABHD12-like isoform X3: protein MLFLPKRRLVRRISIVTVKVLLVISFLLFVILPLIFKFSYKLQTAVLFLNFAHLPYNADYANPHKYGLHNSRNFYLKTDDDITLGVWQILPLTIEDDYGVINETDQFFEEALGDGKDVIIYYHGNAGARLSGHRVELYKILRKQFHVIAFDYRSYGDSTNDQPSETKLVKDCIFMYNWVAERTKGSLFVWGHSLGTSLSLHSLSILQKRGIEPTGVILESPFNNFRDECSEFPLSWMFRFLPWFSYTITEPMYKNGFTFESDKYICNVDAPILILHAQDDHVVPIKLGKRLYEEGKRCRRHSQGVLMFHEFDGKHGYQHKFICRAPEIDGIIRDFVSLTKRRNRGKSLNSSR from the exons AATTTCCATTGTTACTGTCAAAGTATTACTGGTAAtatcttttttactttttgttatATTACCACTGATTTTCAAATTCTCCTACAAGCTACAGACAGCTGTTCTGTTTTTAAACTTCG CGCATTTGCCATATAACGCCGATTATGCCAATCCACATAAATATGGTTTGCACAattctcgaaatttttatttaaaaactgatGACGATATAACTTTGGGCGTCTGGCAGATTCTTCCCCTAACAATAGAAGATGATTACGGCGTTATAAACGAAACTGATCAGTTTTTCGAAGAAGCACTTGGAGATGGTAAAGACGTGATAATATACTATCATGGTAACGCTGGCGCGAGATTATCTGGACATAGAGTTGAACTGTACAAAATTTTGAGGAAACAATTCCATGTTATAGCTTTTGATTACAGAA gttatggtGATTCGACAAACGACCAACCATCCGAAACTAAATTGGTCAAAGATTGCATATTCATGTACAATTGGGTGGCCGAAAGAACTAAGGGTAGTTTGTTCGTTTGGGGTCATTCATTAGGAACTAGTCTCTCATTACACTCTCTGTCTATTCTTCAAAAACGAGGAATAGAGCCAACTGGTGTGATATTGGAATCtccatttaataattttaggGACGAATGTTCCGAATTTCCGTTATCGTGG atgTTTAGATTTTTGCCATGGTTCAGCTACACAATTACAGAACCGATGTATAAAAATGGTTTCACTTTTGAAAgtgataaatatatatgtaatgTAGATGCCCCTATCCTAATTTTACACGCCCAGGACGATCATGTGGTACCTATAAAGTTGGGAAAAAGA TTATACGAGGAAGGTAAGAGATGTAGACGACATTCACAAGGGGTTTTAATGTTTCACGAGTTTGATGGTAAACATGGTTACCAACACAAATTTATATGCAGAGCGCCTGAGATCGATGGCATTATTAG GGATTTTGTGTCGTTAACCAAAAGAAGAAATAGAGGAAAATCGCTGAATTCCAGTAGATAA
- the LOC130893386 gene encoding lysophosphatidylserine lipase ABHD12-like isoform X1, protein MQSNFRNILINLTVGSIIPCMLCTLCFFNVISIVTVKVLLVISFLLFVILPLIFKFSYKLQTAVLFLNFAHLPYNADYANPHKYGLHNSRNFYLKTDDDITLGVWQILPLTIEDDYGVINETDQFFEEALGDGKDVIIYYHGNAGARLSGHRVELYKILRKQFHVIAFDYRSYGDSTNDQPSETKLVKDCIFMYNWVAERTKGSLFVWGHSLGTSLSLHSLSILQKRGIEPTGVILESPFNNFRDECSEFPLSWMFRFLPWFSYTITEPMYKNGFTFESDKYICNVDAPILILHAQDDHVVPIKLGKRLYEEGKRCRRHSQGVLMFHEFDGKHGYQHKFICRAPEIDGIIRDFVSLTKRRNRGKSLNSSR, encoded by the exons AATTTCCATTGTTACTGTCAAAGTATTACTGGTAAtatcttttttactttttgttatATTACCACTGATTTTCAAATTCTCCTACAAGCTACAGACAGCTGTTCTGTTTTTAAACTTCG CGCATTTGCCATATAACGCCGATTATGCCAATCCACATAAATATGGTTTGCACAattctcgaaatttttatttaaaaactgatGACGATATAACTTTGGGCGTCTGGCAGATTCTTCCCCTAACAATAGAAGATGATTACGGCGTTATAAACGAAACTGATCAGTTTTTCGAAGAAGCACTTGGAGATGGTAAAGACGTGATAATATACTATCATGGTAACGCTGGCGCGAGATTATCTGGACATAGAGTTGAACTGTACAAAATTTTGAGGAAACAATTCCATGTTATAGCTTTTGATTACAGAA gttatggtGATTCGACAAACGACCAACCATCCGAAACTAAATTGGTCAAAGATTGCATATTCATGTACAATTGGGTGGCCGAAAGAACTAAGGGTAGTTTGTTCGTTTGGGGTCATTCATTAGGAACTAGTCTCTCATTACACTCTCTGTCTATTCTTCAAAAACGAGGAATAGAGCCAACTGGTGTGATATTGGAATCtccatttaataattttaggGACGAATGTTCCGAATTTCCGTTATCGTGG atgTTTAGATTTTTGCCATGGTTCAGCTACACAATTACAGAACCGATGTATAAAAATGGTTTCACTTTTGAAAgtgataaatatatatgtaatgTAGATGCCCCTATCCTAATTTTACACGCCCAGGACGATCATGTGGTACCTATAAAGTTGGGAAAAAGA TTATACGAGGAAGGTAAGAGATGTAGACGACATTCACAAGGGGTTTTAATGTTTCACGAGTTTGATGGTAAACATGGTTACCAACACAAATTTATATGCAGAGCGCCTGAGATCGATGGCATTATTAG GGATTTTGTGTCGTTAACCAAAAGAAGAAATAGAGGAAAATCGCTGAATTCCAGTAGATAA
- the LOC130893386 gene encoding lysophosphatidylserine lipase ABHD12-like isoform X2, translating into MTERKVYYYNFPYWNGVYRKRIDLYKRISIVTVKVLLVISFLLFVILPLIFKFSYKLQTAVLFLNFAHLPYNADYANPHKYGLHNSRNFYLKTDDDITLGVWQILPLTIEDDYGVINETDQFFEEALGDGKDVIIYYHGNAGARLSGHRVELYKILRKQFHVIAFDYRSYGDSTNDQPSETKLVKDCIFMYNWVAERTKGSLFVWGHSLGTSLSLHSLSILQKRGIEPTGVILESPFNNFRDECSEFPLSWMFRFLPWFSYTITEPMYKNGFTFESDKYICNVDAPILILHAQDDHVVPIKLGKRLYEEGKRCRRHSQGVLMFHEFDGKHGYQHKFICRAPEIDGIIRDFVSLTKRRNRGKSLNSSR; encoded by the exons AATTTCCATTGTTACTGTCAAAGTATTACTGGTAAtatcttttttactttttgttatATTACCACTGATTTTCAAATTCTCCTACAAGCTACAGACAGCTGTTCTGTTTTTAAACTTCG CGCATTTGCCATATAACGCCGATTATGCCAATCCACATAAATATGGTTTGCACAattctcgaaatttttatttaaaaactgatGACGATATAACTTTGGGCGTCTGGCAGATTCTTCCCCTAACAATAGAAGATGATTACGGCGTTATAAACGAAACTGATCAGTTTTTCGAAGAAGCACTTGGAGATGGTAAAGACGTGATAATATACTATCATGGTAACGCTGGCGCGAGATTATCTGGACATAGAGTTGAACTGTACAAAATTTTGAGGAAACAATTCCATGTTATAGCTTTTGATTACAGAA gttatggtGATTCGACAAACGACCAACCATCCGAAACTAAATTGGTCAAAGATTGCATATTCATGTACAATTGGGTGGCCGAAAGAACTAAGGGTAGTTTGTTCGTTTGGGGTCATTCATTAGGAACTAGTCTCTCATTACACTCTCTGTCTATTCTTCAAAAACGAGGAATAGAGCCAACTGGTGTGATATTGGAATCtccatttaataattttaggGACGAATGTTCCGAATTTCCGTTATCGTGG atgTTTAGATTTTTGCCATGGTTCAGCTACACAATTACAGAACCGATGTATAAAAATGGTTTCACTTTTGAAAgtgataaatatatatgtaatgTAGATGCCCCTATCCTAATTTTACACGCCCAGGACGATCATGTGGTACCTATAAAGTTGGGAAAAAGA TTATACGAGGAAGGTAAGAGATGTAGACGACATTCACAAGGGGTTTTAATGTTTCACGAGTTTGATGGTAAACATGGTTACCAACACAAATTTATATGCAGAGCGCCTGAGATCGATGGCATTATTAG GGATTTTGTGTCGTTAACCAAAAGAAGAAATAGAGGAAAATCGCTGAATTCCAGTAGATAA